In Brevibacterium pigmentatum, the sequence TTGAGATAGATTCCCAAGGCACGCTGCAGTCGCTGTTCACGTGCCACAAGCGACACGAGTTCGATCTCCGCACCGGCGAGATCGATGGTCGCGGGCACGCACTTGAGAGTCTCGAAGTCGGGGCACTGTGCCACAGCCTCGCGCATCGGCACATCGTCGATGAGGACGTCGTAGATGCTCGTCACTTCGGAATAGTGGTCGATGCCCAGTGCGGTGCTCGCATTGCCCTGGGGATCGATGTCGATGAGCAGGACGTTCAGACCCTGGTTGGCCAGGGCCGCTGCGATATTCACCGCCGTCGTGGTCTTTCCGACGCCACCCTTCTGGTTCGCGATCGTGAAGATACGGGTCGAGTCCGGCCGTGGAAAGGTTGTCTGCGACAGTCGATCCGCACGCCGGCTATCCCGTGCAATCGCGGCACCAATGGGAGACGACTCATCCATGATCGGCATAGGGCGCACTCCATCATCCATCGGTTACACAAGGCTCTGATCCAGCCTAGACCAACTCTACTTCGTACTATTTCTTGACGATCTCGACGACACGACTCGGGACCTCGAGGATGCCGCCGCCATCGACAACGTGGATCTGAGGCTGGGACAGGCGATACCGCTTGATCAGCTTCTTCGCCTTGACCAGCTCACCTTCGACCGAGGCTCCCTTCAGAGCCAGGATCCGTCCTCCGGGGC encodes:
- a CDS encoding ParA family protein: MPIMDESSPIGAAIARDSRRADRLSQTTFPRPDSTRIFTIANQKGGVGKTTTAVNIAAALANQGLNVLLIDIDPQGNASTALGIDHYSEVTSIYDVLIDDVPMREAVAQCPDFETLKCVPATIDLAGAEIELVSLVAREQRLQRALGIYLKEEEAAGERVDYIIIDCPPSLGLLTVNAFVAAREVLIPIQCEYYALEGLSQLLKNIQLIQKHLNPELAITTILLTMYDGRTNLSAQVAEDVRTHFPEQVLGTAIPRSVRISEAPSYGQTVISYDPHSSGALSYREAAEEIANRGVSRG